ACTGTTAAAGGAAAGAAATCTTGACCTTCTTTAACTTTCTTATCAGCAACAACAGTTACAAATACAGCCGTGTCATCCATATTAACCATTACAGCAGCAGTTGCTTGACGAGCCATAATGCCTGTTTCTAGAGTAACGGTATGACGACCATATTGAAATTTTTGATTTGTCGGATTAAACAAAATAATGTCCTCTTGTAGTAATTTTGTTGAAGTCTATTATTTTGATAGAGAGCAACACAACTTAAGTTATGACACTTACTTCAACAATGTGGGGATAATCAACAAAAGATTATTTCACTGTCACGACTAATGACAAATCTATAAATTATAGAGCTCTCATTAGTCGCGCGAAACATGAGATATAATCTTTTACTTTTTCGAACCCTGTATTATATCAGAGCCCTAATTTTTCACAACGAAAAAGAGGCCTAAGCCTCTTTTCAAGTAGATTGTAAATTAGCGACGTAAACCTAATTTTTGAATCAATTGGCTATAACGATCGAAATCTTTACGACGTAAATAATCTAATAATTTACGACGGCTAGATACCATGCGTAACAAACCACGACGGCTATGGTGATCTTTCTTATGTTCAGAAAAATGACCTTGTAAGTCATTAATACGTGCAGTTAAAAGTGCAACTTGAACTTCAGTTGAACCAGTGTCGTTAGTACCACGACCAAAGTCGGCAACGATTTTCGCTTTAGCTTCTACAGTTAGAGACATAATAAACCTCTTAAATTAACATAAAATATGGAATGACCGATCTCTAATTCAGACACTCCTCGATATTCATATATTAGGTATATGAATCGTGCGCAATTATACTAGAATTTACTGAAATAGCAATTTCATTTGTATTATTGCATTAATGTTATTTAAGGGTAAACCCATACTCTTCTTGAATAAGCTTTTTAAGTGCTTCAATATAATTTTGTGCCGACATACTCAATTGTACTTTTTGTGATGTGATCCACCCTACTAAGATTTTTTCTTTAACTTTAAGCGGTATAGATAAAATATCAGAGCCATTTAAATCCGTGCTCAATACTCCAGTACTTATAGTATAACCATTCAGACCATGTAGTAGATTGAACAAAGTTGCCCTATCGCTAACATGGATACTTTTTTTATGGTACACCGTACTCAAAATCTCTTCCGAAAAATAAAACGAATTATACTCACCTTGTTCAAACGATAAGTAAGGATACTCTTCTAAATCATGTAAGGTTAGCGATTTCATATCAGCTAAAGGATGATTAGTACTGATAAATACATGAGGATCCGCTTCAAATAACGGGTTAAACGTTAGCCGATGTTCTTTTAATAAACGCAATATCACTTTCTGGTTGAAATCGTTAATATATAAAATGCCGACTTCACTACGTAAATTAGCCACATCAGTAATAATATCGTAAGTCCTAGTTTCTCTTAAGGTAAACTCATATTCATCTGTATGATTTTTTTTTATTAAATTAACAAATGCGTTTACCGCAAACGCATAATGCTGAGTTGAAATTCTACACAGTTGTTTAGAAGGCTCTTTTTTAGCATAGTGCTGTTCTAACAGTTCAGCTTGATCCAAAACTTGTTTAGCATACCCTAAAAACTCCACACCATCAGTTGAAAGTGAAACGCCTTTTGATGTTCGAACAAAAATCTCAATACCAAATTCAGCCTCTAACTCTTTTACGGCAGTTGATAAACTAGGTTGAGTAATATATAAATTTTTAGCCGCTTCATTTATTGAACCTGAGCGAGCAATTTCTAAAATATAACGTAATTGTTGTAATTTCATAACATCAAATAGATTATCGTCAAAAGTAAAATAGGTTAAATTAAACAAGCTTTATAATTATTTGCTTATCTAAAATATCCTATACATCATAACTTACATAGCAAAAATTGTATGCAATGAATTTTATGCCATTTGATTTAAACTTTAGATAATCATTATCAAAAGATGATTGGATATAGGACATAAGAAATATACTAATGATGAATTTTTATACAAAAGGTTTTATTCTCTAGTTGCTATTAGAAATTTTAATTTTTTCTTAAGGTTAATCTATTCAATATTTAATTATTAACTAAAAATCAATGATTTTATACTGAAACGTAGGCATAACCTCAAACTTTTTTACAAAAAGTTAAATACCATTAAAAACGATACCGATAAACTTTATACCTTTTAATAAATTATTCAATTTCTCTTATTTTATTATGATTATTAGTTATATAATTGAATTTAATGTGATTTTATACTGAAACGTAGGTATAACCTCAAACTTTTTTACAAAAAGTTAAATAACCATTAAAAACGATGCTGAAAACTTTATACCTTCTAATGAATTATTAAATTTCTCTTATTTCATTACATTATTAGTTAATCATTGAATTTAATGTGATTTTATACTGAAACGTAGGCATAACCTCAAACTTTTTTACAATGATTCTGAATAGATTTTATTTATTGTGAAAATAAATATTTTTAACTTATATCATATTTAACTCTTGTAACATTATAAAATCGTCAGGTTGCTTAAAAAACACAAAAAAAAATTGGTGGAAATTTGCATATCACTATTTTAAAAATAAAACAATAGGTTATAATTGGTCTACTCTCTATACACATAGGGATAAACCATGCTTTTTCTATTAATGTATTTGTTTCCTATACATAGCCAAGCGCCTTTATAAACCAGTAAACTTGCCAACTTTTTTACATAACAACTTATAGACTTTGGTAAAATTCGTGTATTATTTCTAGGAGAATAAAAAAATAGTATTAGGAATACGAATAAAAAATAGGGTTGAGAGTAATATTGGTTAATTTTCAGATTACTTGCTTTATCATTAAATTTATTATTCTAATATTTATTTGAAATCAAACAATATTTGGACATAAGAAAAGTTAAAGAAGCTGGTTATATAAAAATAATCGCTTTTGTGATTATTGTAATAAGTTTGTTACTACTTAAATCGCAAACTAAACTTATATTAACTCCGAATTATTTCTTTTTTATATACTTTTATTATAGATTAAACAAATTGAACGCCGTGTTTTAAAAGAAATTTTCATAAATCAGTTTAATGCTCATAATAGTAGAAACCGTAATAAGCATTGGTCTTATTAATTTACGCCCTTTAGCTATGACCATTTTAGCGCCTAACCTTGCACCAATAAACTGCCCAACTAGCATGACAAGACCAATTGACCATACCACTTGCCCGCCCATAATAAAAAATAGCAATCCAGCTAAATTTGAGGTGAAGTTGAGAATTTTAGTGTGAGCAGTTGCTTTAGTTAGATTAAATCCTGCCAAGGTAATATATGCTAAAGCATAAAATGACCCGGCACCTGGTCCAAAAAAGCCATCATAAAAGCCAATACCTAAAGCTGGAATTAGAGCAAATTGGAGAACCGTAAAACGACTTTTACGATCACTTTCGCCAATCGTTGGTGATAATAAAAAATATAGCCCAACACTAATCGTTAATATTGGCAGCAATAATTTCAGAAAATCGGTCTGGATATGCATTACCGAAACCGTACCGATTGCTGAACCGACAAAAGCCCCTACAATTGCCCATTTTTGTTGATTTAAATCAACCATTCTTTGCCGAATAAAATAGAGGCTCGCAGAAAATGAACCACCACAACTTTGCAATTTGTTGGTTGCTAATGCACTAGCTGGTGGTAAACCAACTGCCAATAATGCTGGTACGGTTAATAAACCACCTCCACCAGCAATTGAATCAATAAAGCCAGCTAAAGCAGCAATAGCAAATAATAATAAAAGTAGTTCATAACTCATAATTCATTTACATCATTACACTGAGCACGATAACGAAGATAGTGATCCATTAAAACAATAGCAACCATTGCTTCAGCAATCGGCACGGCTCTTATACCGACGCATGGATCATGCCTACCATGTGTTGATACTTCAACACTTTCACCATGAATATTAATTGATTGACCAGCAATTTCAATACTCGGCGTCGGTTTTAATGCAATACTGGCTAAAATAGTTTGCCCTGAGCTAATTCCACCCAAAATACCACCAGCGTGATTAGATAAAAAGCCTTGTGGCGTTATTTCATCACGGTTTTCACTGCCACGTTTATTGATAACATCAAAACCATCACCAATTTCTACACCTTTTACGGCATTAATACTCATAAGTGCATGAGCTAGTTCGGCATCTAATCTATCAAAGACAGGCTCACCTAAACCAACAGGTACATTTTCAGCAACAATACAAACTTTGGCCCCAATTGAATCGCCTTCTTTTTTTAATGATCTTAATAATTGATCTAACTCATCAAGTTTACTTTCATCAGCACAAAAAAATGGATTTTTTCCAACTTGTTGCCAATCTTTTAATTGACATTTTATCTCACCCATTTGAGCTAGATAGCCACGAATGGTAATTCCTAATTTTTCATACAAATATTTTTTTGCTATTGCACCTGCTGCAACTCGCATAGCTGTTTCACGCGCGGAAGAACGTCCTCCACCTCGGTAATCGCGAATCCCATATTTATGTTGATAAGTGTAATCAGCATGACTCGGTCTAAAAATATCTTTAATTTGGCTGTAGTCTTGCGAACGTTGGTCGGTATTTTCAATTAATAAACCAATACTGGTTCCCGTTGTTACCCCTTCAAAAACACCTGATAAAATTTTTACTTGGTCAGCTTCACGCCGTTGAGTGGTATAGCGCGATGAACCAGGACGACGACGATCGAGATCATGTTGCAGATCTGATTCAGTCAAAGCAAGGCCTGGAGGTACGCCATCAACAACACAACCTAAAGCAATACCATGTGACTCTCCAAATGTTGTAACTTTGAATAATTTTCCAATTGAGTTTCCAGCCATAAGAATTTTTCCGTATATTAAAAACAGCTTATTTAAAACAGTGATGATATTGAATTAATTCTTCACGCGTGATAGAAAAAACACCTAGACCGCCACGTTCAAATTCTAACCAATTAAAAGGAACTTGAGGATATTGCTCTTGTAAGCTAACCCAGCTATTACCTACCTCACAAACTAATACTCCTTGTGGTGATAAATAATCAATTGCATCTCTTAAAATTCGTTTAACAATGTCTAAACCATCAAATCCTGCTTCAAGTGCTAATTTAGGTTCATAGGAAAACTCATCGGGCAAATCGCCCATATCTTCATTATCAACATAAGGAGGATTGGTAACAATAAGATCATATTGTTTTTCTGGAATATCATTGAATAAGTCAGACTGCATTGGTGTAACTTGAAAATTCATTTCGTGCAAGTCAATATTTTGTTGTGCTACATCTAACGCTTCTAATGAAATATCAGTAATATCAATTTGTGCCTCAGGAAAAGCATAAGCACAAGCAATACCGATACAGCCACTACCGGTACAGAGATCTAAAATCTGTTGGGGTGGCTGTGATAATAAAGATTGGAAATGGTTATCAATTAATTCTCCAATCGGAGAACGTGGAATCAATACACGTTCATCAATGTAAAAACTATGTCCACAGAACCAAGCTTGATTAGTTAAATATGGCGTTGGTACTCGATCACTAATCCGTTTTTGAATTATAGCGAAAAGCTCTTGTTTTTCGTCATTAGTAAGATTTGCAGCATAAAATTCGGTAGGAATATACAATGATAACCCCAAAGTGGCTAAGATAAGTTGTTTAGCTTCATCGATAGGATTATCTGTTCCGTGACCTAAGAAAACATCTGATAGACTAAGTTGTGATGATGTCCAGCGTATAAAATCCTGAACCGTGCGTAAGTTTTCCATAATGGCTCCAATGATTAAGGAGTGGGAAGGTATTACTCGTCACTTCCGATCACATTATAATGAGGAAATGCACTTAAATAATATTGCAAGCGACTAATAACAACTATGTTAAACCAGAGGTCACTTCCAATAACTAAAATAAATATGGCGGTGAGGAAGGGATTCGAACCCTTGATACGTTGCCGTATACACACTTTCCAGGCGTGCTCCTTCAACCACTCGGACACCTCACCTTCTATTTACAACCTGCTCTTCTAAAGCAGGTTGCATACTATAATAATCTCAAGCTAATTAATCAAGCTTTTTTAATTCATGAAAACGATAGCACCAAACACAAAAAAAACGGATAGAACTCCAATCGTTGCCATTAAAGCATATTTCAAATCTGTACACATGTTTATTATCTCCAATAATTTTATTATTTATCATAACCTATTTTTTAATTGGTGAATCAAGTGAAATAATTTGTTGAATTGATTTTTTAACTTCAATATCCGGATATTTAGTTACCAAATCCAACAATATTTCAACTGATTCATTTAGATAAGCATCAGGTTGCTTATAATCTTTAGGTAAATCTTCTAATTTAGAAATAGGTGGTTTACCTTCTCGAGCTAAACGTTCATTCGTTCTTTTTAAATCACGATCTTCATAAATTTTTTGTTCTGCCTCACGATTCTTTTTATTGAGAGACACAATATATCGACGATCTTTTTTATCATTAAGCTCTTTAATATCTTGATCAATATAAACAAACTCTGGGTTATTTGAAATTCGTGCTAAATGTTCTGATTTCAAATAAGGCAATATTGGTTTTATGTTAGCCAGAGTTAAATATTCAGATGATGGAATTTTATCCCATGGCATAGCGTTATCTAAGAAACGCTCACCTGTTTCATCGTCGTATTTAGTTTTACTCATTTCAATATCAGGCTCGACACCTTTAAGTTGTGTACTACCACCATTGATACGATAAAATTTTTGCACGGTATACTGAACACCACCAAGCTCCGGCCAATTAGGATGAAGTCTAGCATCTGTTGGATAAGCAATATCTCGAGAAGTTTGTACTGTCCCTTTACCATAAGTTGTTTCACCAACGATTACAGCTCGACCATAATCTTGCAATGCGGCAGCAAATATCTCAGAAGCTGAAGCACTGTAACGATTAACCATTACAACAATCGGGCCTGTATATTCAATGCCTTTATTTTTATCATCATAAACAATAACTTTTTGAAGATTATCGCGAACTTGAACCACTGGCCCATAGTCAATAAAAAGTCCTGTCAAAGAGATAACTTCAGCTAAAGAACCACCGCCATTATTGCGTAAATCGATGACAAGACCTTGTAACTTAGCGTTATTAGCTTCTAATAAGAGTGATTCAACTTTATCGGTTAATCCCATATAAAAACTTGGAATATCAATAATACCAACTTTTCCTCGTGGGTTATCAACAATATTTAATTTTGCTTCACGATCTTCAAAGTGAATTTTATCTCGGGTAAGCTCAATAACTTTAGGCTTGCTATTATTACCCGCAGGCAATATTTCGAGTTTAACCACAGTTCCTTTAGGACCACGGATTTTGTCAACAATATCATCTAAACGCCAACCGATTACGTCTTCTATTGGGGAATTACTTTGCCCAACACCAATAATTTTATCCCCTACGGCAATCGATTTACTTTTCTCAGCCGGACCGCCAGTAACAAAAGACATGATTACTGTATAATCATCTTGTTGGCTAAGTGTTGCACCGATACCTTCAAAAGATAAACTCATTTCAGAATTAAAATCACGTTTTTTACGTGGCGCTAAATAACTGGTATGAGGATCAATTTCTCGCGCAAATGCATTCATAAACACTTGAAAAGCATCTTCATTATTTGATTGTTCAATGGTTTTTAGAACTCGTTTATAACGTTTAGTTAACGTTTCTCGAATTTGATTTTCATCTTTACCAGATAAGGATAAGCTAAGCTCATCATATTTAACGCGCTTATCCCAATAAGCGTCGAGCTCTTTTTCAGTAGTTGGCCAAGATATATCTTCACGATCAAAATCAATTTCATCGTTAGTAGAAAAATCCATTGGAGATTGTAAAACTTTAAGTGCATACTTATAACGTTCATAACGTTTATGCATTGCAAGATTATAAATATCGTAAGCAGTTTTTAAATTACCACTGAATAATTCTTGACCTAATGAATCTTGTCGATTACGGAAAGTATCGACATCATTTTGAATAAATATCGCTTTACTACCATCTAGCATTTTAAAATAGCGATCAAAAATTTTAGCTGAAAATGCACCATCTAATGCAAAGTTACGATAGTGTGCTTGAGTAAAAAAATTCGTTAATCGCTTAGCAACGACTTGATGAACATCATCTTGTTTAAGTACTGGTAATGATTCAGCGTCAGGCTGTTTGGCCTGGACAGTCAGACTTACAATACATAATGCAAGGCTTAATTTAATGGTGCCTTTGAGTAATTTATTCATTCAAATTCTCTATTTGGTAATAATATGCTCAGGTTTAACAGTTAATTCCATTCCAGAGCCAACATTTACTTTGATATGCTCTTTTTCAATATTAATGATTTGTACTCTTAACGGTTTATTGCCTAATAATACTTTAACATAATCACCCACTTTTAAAGTTTTAGCTTTTTTCATAGGTGGGCGTATATTTTTACGCTTTTCTTTTTGTGTCCGTTCTTTTAAACGCTCTTTTGCTTTCTGCTTACTTTCTTTTAACTGTTGTTGGGCATATTCCATTTGCTCTTTGCTTATAAGCTCATCTTGATTTCCATCTAAATCGATGCGATGAGCGCCCTCTTTAATGCTGTATAAATAACGCCAACTCATAGTATAAGCACGTAAGGCAACACGAAGTTTTGTTTTACTTAGTGCCTCATCATCCAAGCGAGAAAGAATATCTTGAAAAATTCCGATTTTTAAGGGTTTTGCTTCACCTTCAAGAGTAAAACAATTTGGAAATTGTTGAGCTAAATATGCAATAATATCTTTACTATTTGTTAATTGAAACTGACTTTCCATTGTTTATTCCGTAGCAACTAAATTGATTTTTTACTAGCGTTAAAGTATATCGCAGCTTGCGCAATAACACTAACTATCTTTTTTATGTTTATTAATAAAACTTATAAAATCTTTAATACCGTTTCGCATCAACCATGATATAACAATTGATTTTTCATCAACAGATAACTGTTCAAATGCTGTCATCCATAATTGCAATGGGTCAATTGGTGAAACAACATAAGTAGCACTTTCTTCTTCAAGATATAGTGCTTTTTTGACACTAAGAGGTAAGCTGTTTATATGATATTCTAAAGCCTTTCCTCGAACACCTGTTTTTTTGCGTGCAATCCAATTTTCAGATCTTGCTTTACGATTAACACCTTGTATCGTTGATGGCATCCCGGCAATACTTAATAGCTCTTTTGATGAGAACCATTCTTTCATTTTTATTATCCCATTTTAACACAATAAGAAAAAAATACAGAAATTAAAGAAACTTTGATACAATAAATAAGAAACAAGAA
The sequence above is drawn from the Gilliamella apicola genome and encodes:
- the rpsO gene encoding 30S ribosomal protein S15, with product MSLTVEAKAKIVADFGRGTNDTGSTEVQVALLTARINDLQGHFSEHKKDHHSRRGLLRMVSSRRKLLDYLRRKDFDRYSQLIQKLGLRR
- a CDS encoding LysR family transcriptional regulator, which encodes MKLQQLRYILEIARSGSINEAAKNLYITQPSLSTAVKELEAEFGIEIFVRTSKGVSLSTDGVEFLGYAKQVLDQAELLEQHYAKKEPSKQLCRISTQHYAFAVNAFVNLIKKNHTDEYEFTLRETRTYDIITDVANLRSEVGILYINDFNQKVILRLLKEHRLTFNPLFEADPHVFISTNHPLADMKSLTLHDLEEYPYLSFEQGEYNSFYFSEEILSTVYHKKSIHVSDRATLFNLLHGLNGYTISTGVLSTDLNGSDILSIPLKVKEKILVGWITSQKVQLSMSAQNYIEALKKLIQEEYGFTLK
- a CDS encoding TSUP family transporter, which gives rise to MSYELLLLLFAIAALAGFIDSIAGGGGLLTVPALLAVGLPPASALATNKLQSCGGSFSASLYFIRQRMVDLNQQKWAIVGAFVGSAIGTVSVMHIQTDFLKLLLPILTISVGLYFLLSPTIGESDRKSRFTVLQFALIPALGIGFYDGFFGPGAGSFYALAYITLAGFNLTKATAHTKILNFTSNLAGLLFFIMGGQVVWSIGLVMLVGQFIGARLGAKMVIAKGRKLIRPMLITVSTIMSIKLIYENFF
- the aroC gene encoding chorismate synthase gives rise to the protein MAGNSIGKLFKVTTFGESHGIALGCVVDGVPPGLALTESDLQHDLDRRRPGSSRYTTQRREADQVKILSGVFEGVTTGTSIGLLIENTDQRSQDYSQIKDIFRPSHADYTYQHKYGIRDYRGGGRSSARETAMRVAAGAIAKKYLYEKLGITIRGYLAQMGEIKCQLKDWQQVGKNPFFCADESKLDELDQLLRSLKKEGDSIGAKVCIVAENVPVGLGEPVFDRLDAELAHALMSINAVKGVEIGDGFDVINKRGSENRDEITPQGFLSNHAGGILGGISSGQTILASIALKPTPSIEIAGQSINIHGESVEVSTHGRHDPCVGIRAVPIAEAMVAIVLMDHYLRYRAQCNDVNEL
- the prmB gene encoding 50S ribosomal protein L3 N(5)-glutamine methyltransferase, encoding MENLRTVQDFIRWTSSQLSLSDVFLGHGTDNPIDEAKQLILATLGLSLYIPTEFYAANLTNDEKQELFAIIQKRISDRVPTPYLTNQAWFCGHSFYIDERVLIPRSPIGELIDNHFQSLLSQPPQQILDLCTGSGCIGIACAYAFPEAQIDITDISLEALDVAQQNIDLHEMNFQVTPMQSDLFNDIPEKQYDLIVTNPPYVDNEDMGDLPDEFSYEPKLALEAGFDGLDIVKRILRDAIDYLSPQGVLVCEVGNSWVSLQEQYPQVPFNWLEFERGGLGVFSITREELIQYHHCFK
- the prc gene encoding carboxy terminal-processing peptidase, with the translated sequence MNKLLKGTIKLSLALCIVSLTVQAKQPDAESLPVLKQDDVHQVVAKRLTNFFTQAHYRNFALDGAFSAKIFDRYFKMLDGSKAIFIQNDVDTFRNRQDSLGQELFSGNLKTAYDIYNLAMHKRYERYKYALKVLQSPMDFSTNDEIDFDREDISWPTTEKELDAYWDKRVKYDELSLSLSGKDENQIRETLTKRYKRVLKTIEQSNNEDAFQVFMNAFAREIDPHTSYLAPRKKRDFNSEMSLSFEGIGATLSQQDDYTVIMSFVTGGPAEKSKSIAVGDKIIGVGQSNSPIEDVIGWRLDDIVDKIRGPKGTVVKLEILPAGNNSKPKVIELTRDKIHFEDREAKLNIVDNPRGKVGIIDIPSFYMGLTDKVESLLLEANNAKLQGLVIDLRNNGGGSLAEVISLTGLFIDYGPVVQVRDNLQKVIVYDDKNKGIEYTGPIVVMVNRYSASASEIFAAALQDYGRAVIVGETTYGKGTVQTSRDIAYPTDARLHPNWPELGGVQYTVQKFYRINGGSTQLKGVEPDIEMSKTKYDDETGERFLDNAMPWDKIPSSEYLTLANIKPILPYLKSEHLARISNNPEFVYIDQDIKELNDKKDRRYIVSLNKKNREAEQKIYEDRDLKRTNERLAREGKPPISKLEDLPKDYKQPDAYLNESVEILLDLVTKYPDIEVKKSIQQIISLDSPIKK
- the proQ gene encoding RNA chaperone ProQ → MESQFQLTNSKDIIAYLAQQFPNCFTLEGEAKPLKIGIFQDILSRLDDEALSKTKLRVALRAYTMSWRYLYSIKEGAHRIDLDGNQDELISKEQMEYAQQQLKESKQKAKERLKERTQKEKRKNIRPPMKKAKTLKVGDYVKVLLGNKPLRVQIINIEKEHIKVNVGSGMELTVKPEHIITK
- a CDS encoding DNA-binding protein; the encoded protein is MKEWFSSKELLSIAGMPSTIQGVNRKARSENWIARKKTGVRGKALEYHINSLPLSVKKALYLEEESATYVVSPIDPLQLWMTAFEQLSVDEKSIVISWLMRNGIKDFISFINKHKKDS